The window GCGCGGAGGAGTCAACGACTACCGCTCGCACCATCATGCGGTCCCGTACGCGAGCACGGACAATATCGCCGTCGAATTGCACGTGGCCCTCGCACCCTCGACGCTCCTTGCGGAGCGCCACAATGCGGACACGTTGGCGTCTCATGTCCTGCGCGACGGCGAGCGGCTGCGTTTCGACGATGTCGCCACCCTGCTGCACTTGTCGCTCCACCAAGTCGGCGACTTCAGCTTCCGGGATACCGTGCTCTGCGCGCACGCGCTCGCTCGCGAACCCGGGCTTATCGATCGCCTGCCGACACGTTCGTTCCGCGTCCGCGCACTCGCGCGTTACGCAGCCGGCTTGGCCGGCCTTCCCGGTTCGCGGCGTCCCTTCGAACGGATCTATGGCGAATGGCTGGAGCGTCGCGAGGACCTGCCCACGTGGCTGCGCGAGCGGAGCGCGGCGATCGACGCGCTGATCGCCCTTGCGGCCGGCGACATCGCCGATGCCCACCGTGCTCTTGCCTTTGGGACCGGCACTTCGCCGACCCGGTACGTAGGGCGGCTCGGCGCCGCTGCGCGCATCCTGTCACGCTTGGCGCTTGCGCCCGTGGTCGCGGCCTTCGCGCTTCTGCTGCCGCCGTTTCGCGCGGCTTAAGGCTCGATCAGCTGTAGCGAAGCAAACGTACCCAGGATCCGCACCACGTCGTTCCGAGCTCGCAGCAGAAGCGCGGCGTCTCCGTTGACGAGCTCGCGTGCGATCGCTTCCTCCGAATGCCGGCCATCGCAGAGCCGCAAGACGGCGGCGGCGCTCCGATTGAGAACGTGAATTCGCTGGGATCCGGTATCGTGCACGACGGTTTCATCCCGCACGTCGCGCACGTCGAGCGTCGATACCGCTTGTGGACCGGTCATAGATAGTGCCTCCTTTAGTAGTGCGCTAACGACCCGTTCCGCCGCTCGCGCTCGAGCGCGCGTACGAACACGAGGAGTGAAAGTGGAATCAATATCGCACTTGCCAATGCCAGCCACACGATATCGAAACGCACGCTTCCCAAGGTGGCACCGGCCAGGGCCGCTCGCACGGCTTGGAGCCCGTGGGTGATGGGGAGCAGCCACGAAACCCACTGCAGCGGCTTTGGAAGGAGCGTCGTTGGGAAGAGCACGCCGCTGAGCAGCGACGATGCCCCACCGACGAAGAAATTAGCCGGGCCTATCTGCTTGTAACGCAGCGTCGCCGCCGCGCTGAGAATGCCCAAAGGTAACGTCGACGTAACGATCAACGCCAAGCATACGAGCGCAACGGAAACGTTCGCATGCCCAATATTGAGCCCAAAAAGCAAGGTCCCCAGCAGCAGATACCACGCAACTTGAAGGACCGTAAAGACGAGCGGCCACGCCATCGATGAGAAGATCAACGTCGCGCCGCTCGTCACGGAGGTGAGGATCGCTTCGAGCGTCCCCAGCACTTGATCGTTACGGATCGCTCGCTCGACACTCTGCATCGACGTCTGCATCACGGAGAAGAACGCGAGGTTCACCACCGCGTATTCAAAGTACGAGCCACGGCTGTGGAGCCCGAGCGCCATCGAGTTCGGGACCAATTTTGAGATGCACCACGTGCTGAACACCGCGATGACGATGCTCACCCATTGCATCGCGAAGTTGAGCGGATAAGCGATCGTCAGGCGGATATCGCGGACGAAAAAAGCCCAACATCGGCTCATGAGCGCTCGCTCCGGGTCATGGCCGAGAACGCGGCGCCTCGCGATTGCGAGAGCGATTCTACGCTGCGCACGCCGACGCCGGCTTCTACGAGGGTGCGTAAAATGGGGTTGAGACCGGCCCCTTGGGCGAGCGTTACCTCGAGTTCCGCGTCGGCGGCATCCTTTGCTGAACTCCTACAGTCGAGAACTCCGTCGCACGCCGTCAACGCCGTCAACAGCCGCGCGTCGTAGGACGTTAAGCGAATGCGGACGCGGGATGCCGATGCGATCGCCGCCTGGAGCTGCTCCGGGGTCTCGCCCCCTTGGATGTGCCCATCGCGGATGACGCCGATCCGATCGCACGTGCTCCACGCCTCTTCCAGGGAGTTCGTTGCGATGACGATCGTCTTTCCCGCAGCATGGCAGAGCTCATCGCGTACCAAGCTGCGCATCTCCATCGCGTGCGCGGGATCTACC of the Candidatus Dormiibacterota bacterium genome contains:
- a CDS encoding PqqD family protein, with protein sequence MTGPQAVSTLDVRDVRDETVVHDTGSQRIHVLNRSAAAVLRLCDGRHSEEAIARELVNGDAALLLRARNDVVRILGTFASLQLIEP
- a CDS encoding ABC transporter permease translates to MSRCWAFFVRDIRLTIAYPLNFAMQWVSIVIAVFSTWCISKLVPNSMALGLHSRGSYFEYAVVNLAFFSVMQTSMQSVERAIRNDQVLGTLEAILTSVTSGATLIFSSMAWPLVFTVLQVAWYLLLGTLLFGLNIGHANVSVALVCLALIVTSTLPLGILSAAATLRYKQIGPANFFVGGASSLLSGVLFPTTLLPKPLQWVSWLLPITHGLQAVRAALAGATLGSVRFDIVWLALASAILIPLSLLVFVRALERERRNGSLAHY